GGTCATGGGGACCATCGGGGCCACCTTCTTTGTGATCGGTGTCGGGCTTCTTTATATGATGACCGGAACTCTGAACATGGCTGATCTGGCCCAGAAGATTCCTGCTATTGGCTCAAACCGGACAGTGGTTGTGGCCTTTGCCTTCATCGTTACCGGGCTTGGCCTGAAACTGGCGATGTTCCCGCTGCATTTGTGGTTGCCCAATGCCTATGCCTATGCGCCATCGGCGGTGACCGTCTTTCTGGCAGCAACGGCAACAAAGGCTGCGGCCTACTTGTTGCTGCGTTTCCTGTTTACCGTTTTTGGTGCCGATTTCCCCATTCTTGGTCCAACGCTCACCTATTTGTTGATGCCTCTGGCCATCATTGCCATGTTTGCAGCATCCACCGTCGCCATCTTTCAGGTCGATATCAAACGGATGCTGGCGTATTCGTCCTTAGGACAATTGGGCTACATGGTGCTGGGCATCAGTTTTGCATCCGTTGCTGGTCTGACAGCCACCATCATTCACCTGTTTAATCACGCGTTGATGAAGGGTGCCCTGTTTATGGCGCTGGGTGCCATTGTGTTGCGCCTTGGCACCGCCAGCATCGATAGCATGCGGGGTCTTGGCCGCCAGATGCCCTGGACCATGGCAGCCTTTGTTGTCGGTGGTTTAAGCTTAATTGGGGTGCCGCTAACAGTCGGGTTTATCAGCAAATGGTATTTAATCGTCGCAGCACTGGAAGCTGGATATTGGCCCATTGCGGTTGCGATTGTCGCGAGCTCCCTATTGGCGGTCATCTATATCTGGCGCGTCGTCGAAGCCGCTTACTTTGAGGAAGCCCCTGAGGGCAGTAACGTTGAAGAAGCCCCACTTTCTATGTTGATCCCAACATGGACACTGATCGGCGCCAATGTTTATTTCGGAATTGATGCCAGTCTGACCACATCCGTTGCCGGACAAGCAGCACGTATTTTGCTGAAGGTTGGATCATGACCATCTCCCTTGCCCTGATGCTTTCTTTGGCTATTCCCATGGCTGGCGCTGTGCTGATTGCCTTCAATGGCAAACGCCAAAATATTCGGGAATCCATCACACTGGTAACAGCCGTGTTGTTGTTTATCGATGTGTTGTGGATTTTACAGCCCTTTTTGGCCGGCCATGAAATGGCGTTAACGTTGGGCCAGGTGATGCCCGGGTTAAACATCGCCCTTCGCATTGAACCGCTGGGGATGATGTTTGCGCTGATTGCATCAGGATTGTGGATTGTTAATTCGATCTATTCCATCGGCTACATGCGCGCCAACAATGAACAAAATCAAACACGGTTTTATGTCTGTTTTGCCATTGCCATTTTTTCGGCTATCGGCATTGCCTTTGCGGCCAATATGTTCACCCTGTTTATTTTCTACGAAGTCCTGACCATCTCCACCTATCCGCTTGTCACCCACAAAGGCAACGACGAAGCACGACGCAGCGGGCGCATTTATCTAGGGCTTTTGATTGGCACTTCCATTGGCCTGCAGATGACAGCCATCATCTGGACATGGTTGGCGACCGGCACCCTTGATTTCACCAAGGGCGGCATTATCAACGGCCATGTATCGGCAAGCGTGATGCCCATCCTTCTTGGGCTCTATATGTTTGGCATTGGCAAGGCAGCACTCATGCCTTTCCATCGCTGGCTGCCCGCAGCCATGGTTGCCCCAACCCCTGTCAGCGCGCTGCTTCATGCCGTGGCCGTGGTGAAGGCCGGTGTCTTTACGGTCATGAAAGTGGCCGTCTACATCTTTGGCATTGATACCTTGTCAAAGACCGGTGCGTCACAATGGCTGATCTGGGTGGCGGCCTTTACGCTGGTTACGGCGTCTGTCATTGCGTTAACAAAGAACAATTTGAAAGCAAGGCTGGCCTATTCAACCATCAGCCAGTTGGCCTATGTAACGCTGGGGGCTGCCATGGCAACGTCCATGGGAGTCATTGGTGGGTCCATGCACATCGCCATGCACGCCATGGGCAAAATCACGCTGTTTTTCTGTGCCGGTGCCATTTACACCGCCGTTCACAAAACCGAAATTTCAGATATGGATGGCCTTGGAAGGATCATGCCCTTCACCTATGGGGCATTTTTAATCGGGGCACTTTCCATTATTGGCCTGCCCCCCATGGGCGGTTCATGGTCAAAGTGGTATCTGATGATGGGTGCCGCTGATACGGATCAATACATCCTGATTGGCATCTTGATGTTAAGCTCGTTGCTGAATGTGGCCTACCTGTTGCCCATCATTGGACGTGGCTTCTTTATCAGCAACAAAGAATTTGAAGCCCAGGGCACAGGTCTCGGCAGCATTAGGGAAGCACCTCTGTTTTGCGTCATCCCGCCCATGCTCACAGCGGCAGGTTGTTTAGCCCTGTTCTTTTATGCAGACAAGCTCTATCGGTTGCTCGAGCCTATGGTGCGGCCTTAAGGATGAAACGATGACCAACGGCAAAGAACAACCTAGCTGGTTCGAACGCAAAGAAAACATCACCCGCATCTATCGTGGTGTTTGGGTCATTTGCGGGCTCCTGGCCTTAACCGATTTTCTGTACCACAAGCACATAGTTTTTAAGGTCGAAGGTTTCCCGGCCTTTTATGGACTCTATGGTTTCATTGTCTGCGTCGGACTCGTTCTCGGTGCAAAAGAGCTCCGCAAGGTTCTGAAACAGGATGAGAATTACTATGATCGCTGATCTCCCACCCGGCCTGATTTTAATCATAGGTGCGTTGGTGATCCCGTTCCTAAAGTTGCGCCTGCGCCCCTATTTCATGCTCGCACTACCGGTGCTGTCCCTTATCCACCTGCTGCTGTTGCCTGATGGCAACCAAGCCCAAGTCGATATGTTTGGCCATACACTCGTATTCCTGAGAGTTGATAGCCTTTCCTTCATTTTTGGCCTGATTTTTCTAATTGCTACCACTCTCAACGTTATTTATGGCTGGCATGAACCAGACCCGGTTCAACAAGTGTCCAGCTTGATCTATGCAGGTGCGGGGGTGGGCGCTGTGTTCGTCGGCGATCTGATTTCGCTGTTCATCTTTTGGGAACTCACCGCTATTGCCTCTGTTTTTCTGATCTGGGCAAGCCGTAATGAGCGCGCCTTTCGGGCTGGCATGCGCTATTTGGTAATCCAAATTGGTTCCGGCGTCATTCTGTTAGCTGGCGTGATCTTGCATTATCAGGCCACTGGCTCGATTGCCTTTGATAATCTCGGCCTTGTCAGCTTCCCAACGGCACTGATCTTTATTGCCTTTGGAATCAAATGCGCATTTCCCTTACTCCACAATTGGCTACAGGACGCCTACCCAGAAGCTACCGTGGTTGGCACTGTGGTCCTGTCGGCCTTCACCACCAAACTGGCTATTTATGCACTGGCACGTGGCTTCCCAGGCACAGATATATTGATTGTGATTGGCGCCACCATGGCAGCCTTCCCGATCTTCTACGCGGTGATCGAAAATGACCTCAGGCGCGTGCTGGCCTATAGCCTCAACAACCAACTGGGATTCATGGTCGTCGGTATTGGCATTGGTACGCCCATGGCACTTAATGGCACTGTAGCCCATGCTTTCTGTCATATTCTTTACAAGGGGCTGTTGTTCATGAGCATGGGGGCGGTTCTATATAGAACCGGCACGGCAAAAGGATCCGAACTGGGTGGCCTATGGAAGTCAATGCCTTGGACGGCGAGCTTTTGCATTGTTGGCGCCGCTTCCATTTCAGCCTTCCCGCTGTTTTCGGGCTTTATCTCCAAGTCCCTTATTATTGCCGCTGCTGCAGATGAAGGTCATTGGATCACCTGGCTTGTACTATTGTTTGCCTCTGCTGGCGTATTCCATCATTCAGGAATCAAAATTCCCTTCTTTGCTTTCTTTGCTCATGATTCAGGCATCCGCTGTAAAGAGGCCCCGAGGAATATGCTCATCGCCATGGGAATTGCAGCCTTTCTATGTATTGCGATTGGTGTCTATCCGGCTGCACTTTACGCCATCTTGCCCAATCAGGTTGGTTTTGAGCCCTATACAACGACCCATGTGATCACCCAATTGCAGCTACTAATGTTCTCAGCACTCGCATTTTCGGTACTTATGCGTCACGGCCTTTATCCGCCGGAACTCAAATCCACAAACATTGACAGCGACTGGATTTATCGGCGCGCCCTGCCCGCTTTATTAACATGGGCGTCGGGGATCATTACCCACTTGCATCTGCGCACGTTAATGCGTGCACAAGTGCGCTTACAGCGCTTCATCACTTCCGTTCACCGACACCACGGCCCCCAGGGCACGCTGGCACGCACCTGGCCTATTGGGTCCATGGTTCTGTGGATCGCTATTATGCTGTGTGTGATGTTGGTATTCTATTACCTGTAGCTCAGCCGCCGAGGAACAACCGCCCGACATCATCGCTTTCTAAAAGCGCATCGCCCTTATCTGCCATGGCCAACTCGCCTGAGACCAGAACGTAGCCAATATCGGCAAATTCGAGACCCTTTTTGGCGTTCTGTTCGACCATGATGATGGTCTTGCCTTCTTGTTTCTGAAGATCATCCAGAATTTCAAAAACCATATCAATAAAGCGCGGCTCCAGCCCGATACTGGGTTCATCAACCAATAGAACATCGGGGTTCATCATCAACGCGCGTGATATTTCCAAAAGCCTGCGTTCCCCTCCTGATAACACCCCTGCCCTTTGGTTGCGGCGTTCTGCCAGACGCGGGTATTTATCAAAGACACGTTCCGCTGCTTGTTTGGCTGCGGCGCGGTCGTTCAGCAAAAAACCACCCATCAAAAGGTTTTCAGTGACGGTCATGTCAGGAAAAACAGAATTGTCCTGAAGAATGTAGGCAATGCCAGCGGCTTTTAATTTCTGACTGGGAGTAAGGCTGGTTACATCACGACCGTCCACCATGATGGAACCAGACCAAATTCGGGTGAAGCCAAAGATAGAATGGAGCACCGTCGATTTGCCCGCACCATTGGGGCCAATCAAACAAAGCGATTGGCTTTTGGCTACAGAAAGCGAAAATCCGTACAGGATTTCCATTTCGCCATATCCGGCAACAAGATTTTCAATCTTCACAAAAGGCACGTCATTACTAAGGCTGGATATCTTTTCGGGTGGTACGGTTTCTTTCAGGCGCTGGGCTTCACGGGTGACATCATCGACAGACATCACAACATCAGCTGTGCCTTCGCCGTAACCCCGGATGCCAGGTTTTTTGTCATCTGTCATCAAGATGCCCCCAGATAGGCTTCGATGACGCGGCGGTCATCTTTGATTGCCTCAGGGCTGCCGTCTGCCAGAATTTCGCCATGGGCCAGACAATAAATATGATCCGCCAAATTCATGATCACGCGCATGTTGTGTTCAATAACAAACAAAGTAATGCCGATTTCTTTGTTGGCGCGTTTCAATCGATCGATTAAGCCATTGATCAGGGTTGGGTTGATGCCAGCGGTGGGTTCATCGAGCAATAGAATCTTTGGTTTGTTCATCAAGGCCATGGCAAATTCCAAAAGCTTTTGCTGGCCAAAAGAAAGATCGCCGGCCATCAAAAAACGCTTTTCATAAAGGCCAACAAAATCCAGCAACCGTTCTGCTTCTTCTTGTTCTTCGGCACTGTGGCGTGACAGCATTGAAAGCAGGCCCGCACTTGTATCGGGGGTACTGATCAGCATGTTACGCATGCAATCCATCTGGCCATAAATGCGCGTTTGCTGAAAGGTTCGCAACAGACCGCTGCGCGCAATTTCTGATACTCGTAATTTGGAAATTTCATTGCCCTGAAAAAGAATAGACCCGCTATCAATGGCGTGCTGACCAACAATGGAAGAAAACAGGGTTGTCTTACCAGACCCATTGGGGCCGATTAATCCAATAATGGCACCTTCGGGCACATTGAGGGAGACATTGGCATTGGCAACAACGCCGCCAAACCGTTTTGATACCCCCCTGACCTCCAGAAGTGCGGTCATTGTTCCGATCCCCCCGAAGTGGACATGGTGCGCCGTTCACGCAACCAGCCCAGAATACCCGTTGGAAAGAAAACGACGATCACAACAATCAAAAGCCCAAGGGCAACCCGTTGCCACCCCAATAAATAGGTCCAGAATAATTCCTGGGTAATGTGGAATACCAAAGCGCCAAGCACCGGCCCCCATAACGTGCCCTTGCCGCCAAGGATTGCCATTAAAACCATCCAGACGCCAAAGGTGACACCGGCAAAAGCAACGTCACGGGGATCAATGAAGCCAATCATGTTGCCCGCCGCCGCGCCACACATGGCAACAAAGAATGCCGATATACACCAAGCGACGATCTTGTAGCGTGTGGTTCGAAGCCCCATGGCTTCGGCCTTGTCTTCATCGTCACGGATAGCATTGATGGCCAGGCCGAACCGGCCAGAATAAACCCGTTTAAGCGTGAAAAAACACACCAGCGCCAAGGTCAGAAACAGATAATTAAAGAACATCTCTCGCATACCCAATGCGCCCGGAAATAATGGCGGAGACAAGCCTGATCCGGCACCGATGTAATCCCAACCCGATGCTATTTCGCCGCCTGCAATGCCAAGACCAAGGGTACAAATGGCAAAATACTGGCCGCGCAACCCTAGAATGCCAGCCCCCAAAATGGCGGCACAGAGTACACCCAAGATGGCGGCTGCGCCAAAGCCCAAGAAGAAAGCGACATACCAATCAAGGCCAGAATCGCGCTGGATCACGGCACACACATAGGCACCGATGCCAAAGAAAAAGATATTGCCGAAGGAATTATATCCCATCTGGCCGCCCATGATGTCCCAGCAAAGGGCAAACACCACCATCATCCATAAAAAGGCGATTTGGGTTGTCATGAAGGGGAGAAAAATTGGCGCACCAAATGCAGCAATCAGGCCCATGCCCCAAATGATGTTTTTTTCTAATTTGCTCATCGTTATTTCAGATACCGTCGCTGCAAGCCAAGACGCCAGTTGCGCCAGACCAAAATGACGACCAAAAGTGAGAAGACAAACGCTGCTTGATATTCTGCACCCAGCACAAAGCCTGCAATATTTTCAGCAGTGCCAAGCCCAAGGCCCGCCAGGATCACGCCCATAAGATTGCCAAGCCCGGCCACCACGACGATCATGAAGGAACGCACGGTGTAGGTCAGGCCAAGATAGGGGTGAATAACCCAGGTCATGGCCACCAATGCCCCGGCGGCACCACAGATGGCGGCATTCAAGCCATAGGTCACGGCATAAACGGAATTGGTATCAATCCCCATAATGCGTGCGGCCCGTGCATTTTGTGCCGTTGCACGGATGGCCTGGCCCAATTGGGAACTGCGCAGAAACAGCCACAACCCCCCGCCCAATGCAAAGGCCAGGAAAAATGAAAGCAGCTTTATCTGGGAAATGGTTATATTTCCATCCAGAAAAGACATTGTCACAAGGCCGGATTCGGCCGTGCGGACATCGGCCCCAAAAACCTGATTGGCCAATTGCTGTAACAAAATTGAAAGACCAAAGGTAGCCAGAATTGAAATAAACAAATCCCGGTCAACCACCCTGAAAATTACAAGGCGGTATAAAACCCAGCCGACACAAAAAAGGATCATGGCAGCCAAGGGCACGCCCAAAAGGGGCGAATACCCGGCATCGGCAATTAAAATCGCGACGTAACCCCCCAGCATGACAAATTCGCCCTGGGCAATGTTGATGATTTTCATCACCCCCCAGACCAGCGCCAAGCCATAGGCCGACAAAGCAAAAACAGACCCAACAAGGATGCCGTCAACAATGATTTGAAGCAGACGAACGGGCTGCTCTATGAAAATAGAAAGACCTTCCATCTAGCCCCCAGCTACAAAACGTAAAGAAAATACAGGGGCCGCCCAATACTTTGGAACGGCCCCCGCAAATCAACCCTTAGCGTTTATCCCAACTAGGTGTTGGATGAACAATCTTGGCACCCGCCCACTTAAGCGGCGCCACCACTTTGTATTTGCCACCCTGTATTTGGTAAAGAACCATGGGCTTGGCAATGTTTTTACCAGAGGCATCAAATTTGATGTTTCCGTAGAACGTCTGCATCTTTGTGGTGGTCAAAGCATCCCGAACTTTTGCAGGGTCCAGAGTCCCCGCCCGCTGGAAAGCATCTGCAAACACCTGCACCGAAGCCGCAGATTCTGCGGATTGATAAGGGGGTGAGTATTTGTAGGTCTTTTCATAAAGCAGGGCAAAATCTTCGGCGCTGCCAAACAAGGAATCCTTATAGCTTAACCCACGATCCCACTGGGATGCGCAGAGGGTATATTCAGATTTTGCCTTGAACTTTTTAATGACCTTGGCCGAATCGCAATGGGTTAAGGCCAGCATGGGTACATTAACCTTCATGTCTGCAATCTGGCGAACTGCCAATGCGGCCCCTTTGGCATGGCCTGACACGATCAATACATCAGGTTTAAGCGCCTTCACCTTGGTCAGGGTCACCGACATATCATTCAGATCCGGTGGCAATTTATCGTCCACAACGATCTGCATGCCATAGCGTTTGGCGTCTTCAACAACCCCTGCCCGGACATCCTGGGAAAAGGGGTCATTTTCAAAGGCCAACGCCACTTTCAAGGTCTTTGGATCGATACCCGCTAATTTTGCCTGAGTAGCGGCCAGATTGACGGCTTCTTTCAGATAAAACTGGGTGGTCGATAAAACCGCAAAAAGGTGTTTGTAACCCTTTTTGAACAAAGACAGCGAGGCACCATTACCTTCAACCATCGGCACCTTGTACTTTTCCGTAACGGGTGCGATGGCCTTGGTCAGACCGGAAGAATATGGGCCAAGCATATATTTGACGCCGTCTTGCTTGATCAAACGTTCTGCAAGCTGGGCGCCACGCGCTGGCGTCGATTCATCATCATAATAAATTATTTTGATCTTGTATGATCGATCCCCGACCTTAACACCACCATTGGCATTGATCTTTAAAACAGCAAGGTCATAGCCATTTTTGGTATGTGAACCGTTGGTCGAATATTTGCCTGTTAGGCTAATGGCCGCGCCCAAAACAATGGTGTCGGTGTCTTTTTTTGCACCCTGTAAATAAAAATATCCGCCTGCTGCAACCGCGATAGCCACAAGGGCCGTCAAAAAAACCTTGAACTGAGATGACATAAGCCTCTCCTGTCAGTTGTTATTGTTTTTAAATTTTGGTTTGCTGGTGAACGTCTTTTCCCCCGATAATGACGTTGCGCGAAAAATGATATCACCACTTTCGTCAATAGGTTGAGTTTATCGCGATTACTTCTGAGAACAAGACTAAATGCACCATAGCCAAATCTCGCCCCCACCCCAGTCTCGGCTTCTTATTCGGCTTGCCATTATATTTGGGCTGGTACCGGTTTTGTTTGGCTGTGCCCTGCCTAATCAGGGGCCTAATCATTGGCAAAACAACTGGCAAAGCCCGCTCAGCCATAACCATCCACTGGCCGGAAAGATATGGATCACGTCTGAAAACCGCTATGTCAGCCCCGAAAACCTTCTAAAGCGGCTTGAAGGGCAGCGCCATATCCTGATCGGCGAAAAACACAACAACCCCGATCACCACCGCATTCAGGCCTGGATTACGTCACGCCTGATCAATGCCG
This is a stretch of genomic DNA from Rhodospirillales bacterium. It encodes these proteins:
- a CDS encoding ABC transporter ATP-binding protein, with protein sequence MTALLEVRGVSKRFGGVVANANVSLNVPEGAIIGLIGPNGSGKTTLFSSIVGQHAIDSGSILFQGNEISKLRVSEIARSGLLRTFQQTRIYGQMDCMRNMLISTPDTSAGLLSMLSRHSAEEQEEAERLLDFVGLYEKRFLMAGDLSFGQQKLLEFAMALMNKPKILLLDEPTAGINPTLINGLIDRLKRANKEIGITLFVIEHNMRVIMNLADHIYCLAHGEILADGSPEAIKDDRRVIEAYLGAS
- a CDS encoding ABC transporter ATP-binding protein — translated: MTDDKKPGIRGYGEGTADVVMSVDDVTREAQRLKETVPPEKISSLSNDVPFVKIENLVAGYGEMEILYGFSLSVAKSQSLCLIGPNGAGKSTVLHSIFGFTRIWSGSIMVDGRDVTSLTPSQKLKAAGIAYILQDNSVFPDMTVTENLLMGGFLLNDRAAAKQAAERVFDKYPRLAERRNQRAGVLSGGERRLLEISRALMMNPDVLLVDEPSIGLEPRFIDMVFEILDDLQKQEGKTIIMVEQNAKKGLEFADIGYVLVSGELAMADKGDALLESDDVGRLFLGG
- a CDS encoding monovalent cation/H+ antiporter subunit D family protein → MSAHLPILQIVVPLLAAPISVFFRRAAIVWYLTLIVSIITLAISITLLAQTLDQGVISYALGNWAAPFGIEYRIDAVNAFVLVIISAIGTIVLPYARVSVANEIEPHNQSLFYTCYLLCFTGLLGMVITGDAFNIFVFLEISSLSTYVLVALGAKQDRRALTASYNYLVMGTIGATFFVIGVGLLYMMTGTLNMADLAQKIPAIGSNRTVVVAFAFIVTGLGLKLAMFPLHLWLPNAYAYAPSAVTVFLAATATKAAAYLLLRFLFTVFGADFPILGPTLTYLLMPLAIIAMFAASTVAIFQVDIKRMLAYSSLGQLGYMVLGISFASVAGLTATIIHLFNHALMKGALFMALGAIVLRLGTASIDSMRGLGRQMPWTMAAFVVGGLSLIGVPLTVGFISKWYLIVAALEAGYWPIAVAIVASSLLAVIYIWRVVEAAYFEEAPEGSNVEEAPLSMLIPTWTLIGANVYFGIDASLTTSVAGQAARILLKVGS
- a CDS encoding branched-chain amino acid ABC transporter permease, which encodes MSKLEKNIIWGMGLIAAFGAPIFLPFMTTQIAFLWMMVVFALCWDIMGGQMGYNSFGNIFFFGIGAYVCAVIQRDSGLDWYVAFFLGFGAAAILGVLCAAILGAGILGLRGQYFAICTLGLGIAGGEIASGWDYIGAGSGLSPPLFPGALGMREMFFNYLFLTLALVCFFTLKRVYSGRFGLAINAIRDDEDKAEAMGLRTTRYKIVAWCISAFFVAMCGAAAGNMIGFIDPRDVAFAGVTFGVWMVLMAILGGKGTLWGPVLGALVFHITQELFWTYLLGWQRVALGLLIVVIVVFFPTGILGWLRERRTMSTSGGSEQ
- a CDS encoding branched-chain amino acid ABC transporter permease, whose translation is MEGLSIFIEQPVRLLQIIVDGILVGSVFALSAYGLALVWGVMKIINIAQGEFVMLGGYVAILIADAGYSPLLGVPLAAMILFCVGWVLYRLVIFRVVDRDLFISILATFGLSILLQQLANQVFGADVRTAESGLVTMSFLDGNITISQIKLLSFFLAFALGGGLWLFLRSSQLGQAIRATAQNARAARIMGIDTNSVYAVTYGLNAAICGAAGALVAMTWVIHPYLGLTYTVRSFMIVVVAGLGNLMGVILAGLGLGTAENIAGFVLGAEYQAAFVFSLLVVILVWRNWRLGLQRRYLK
- a CDS encoding amino acid ABC transporter substrate-binding protein, coding for MSSQFKVFLTALVAIAVAAGGYFYLQGAKKDTDTIVLGAAISLTGKYSTNGSHTKNGYDLAVLKINANGGVKVGDRSYKIKIIYYDDESTPARGAQLAERLIKQDGVKYMLGPYSSGLTKAIAPVTEKYKVPMVEGNGASLSLFKKGYKHLFAVLSTTQFYLKEAVNLAATQAKLAGIDPKTLKVALAFENDPFSQDVRAGVVEDAKRYGMQIVVDDKLPPDLNDMSVTLTKVKALKPDVLIVSGHAKGAALAVRQIADMKVNVPMLALTHCDSAKVIKKFKAKSEYTLCASQWDRGLSYKDSLFGSAEDFALLYEKTYKYSPPYQSAESAASVQVFADAFQRAGTLDPAKVRDALTTTKMQTFYGNIKFDASGKNIAKPMVLYQIQGGKYKVVAPLKWAGAKIVHPTPSWDKR
- a CDS encoding monovalent cation/H+ antiporter subunit D family protein; protein product: MTISLALMLSLAIPMAGAVLIAFNGKRQNIRESITLVTAVLLFIDVLWILQPFLAGHEMALTLGQVMPGLNIALRIEPLGMMFALIASGLWIVNSIYSIGYMRANNEQNQTRFYVCFAIAIFSAIGIAFAANMFTLFIFYEVLTISTYPLVTHKGNDEARRSGRIYLGLLIGTSIGLQMTAIIWTWLATGTLDFTKGGIINGHVSASVMPILLGLYMFGIGKAALMPFHRWLPAAMVAPTPVSALLHAVAVVKAGVFTVMKVAVYIFGIDTLSKTGASQWLIWVAAFTLVTASVIALTKNNLKARLAYSTISQLAYVTLGAAMATSMGVIGGSMHIAMHAMGKITLFFCAGAIYTAVHKTEISDMDGLGRIMPFTYGAFLIGALSIIGLPPMGGSWSKWYLMMGAADTDQYILIGILMLSSLLNVAYLLPIIGRGFFISNKEFEAQGTGLGSIREAPLFCVIPPMLTAAGCLALFFYADKLYRLLEPMVRP
- a CDS encoding Na(+)/H(+) antiporter subunit D codes for the protein MIADLPPGLILIIGALVIPFLKLRLRPYFMLALPVLSLIHLLLLPDGNQAQVDMFGHTLVFLRVDSLSFIFGLIFLIATTLNVIYGWHEPDPVQQVSSLIYAGAGVGAVFVGDLISLFIFWELTAIASVFLIWASRNERAFRAGMRYLVIQIGSGVILLAGVILHYQATGSIAFDNLGLVSFPTALIFIAFGIKCAFPLLHNWLQDAYPEATVVGTVVLSAFTTKLAIYALARGFPGTDILIVIGATMAAFPIFYAVIENDLRRVLAYSLNNQLGFMVVGIGIGTPMALNGTVAHAFCHILYKGLLFMSMGAVLYRTGTAKGSELGGLWKSMPWTASFCIVGAASISAFPLFSGFISKSLIIAAAADEGHWITWLVLLFASAGVFHHSGIKIPFFAFFAHDSGIRCKEAPRNMLIAMGIAAFLCIAIGVYPAALYAILPNQVGFEPYTTTHVITQLQLLMFSALAFSVLMRHGLYPPELKSTNIDSDWIYRRALPALLTWASGIITHLHLRTLMRAQVRLQRFITSVHRHHGPQGTLARTWPIGSMVLWIAIMLCVMLVFYYL